The DNA sequence CGGGCTGCTGGCCATCCTGTGATGAGGCCTCAACGGAGACAAAACCCCGAcgatggggaggggaaggggaggctgggACCCCCCGGGGTCAGGACCCGATACTGACAAAGTGACTTGTCTGGGGCTTTAAAACTATCTTTGGTAAGTTATCTTCTAAAGTTTTCTTTCAAGCTAATGCCAGGGATACGATCCAGAGAAACGGAGGAACAAAACTCGAGCTTTTGATTCCACAGATGTCTAAGAAGGAAgatgattttccatttctccaaATCAGAAAAAGCAACAAATGCAAATTACAGGGCTTTCACCATTTACATAAAAGCACTTCCCACATCTAAGGGCAATTGGAGcccctcccttctgctccccGTCCTGAGCGGAATTTCCTCAACAGTCCTTGCTCTCTCTTCTTACACCCGGGGTTGTGGTTCCGTCTGACTCTGAGGGCGCTTTGACCGACTCTCCCACTGCTAGGGAATGTCTAGAAGAGCTTGCACACTTACAGGCCCACTGTGTTCCTTCCCCTAATGACACAGGAAACACATCACACTGTAGGTCATTTTCCCTCACGCTCTAATGGCTTCTgctgccaggtgcccctgaagcagCTGGTCCCACTGCCAGGGAGCTTAGGAAGAGTAGCCACCCCTGTGGCCCGTCAGGGCCCGCACCCTCCCCACAGCGGATGGCCCCGGACCCCGAGGTCTCCTTACCCAGCTGAAGTCCAGCCTGGGGACTCCGGGTGTCAAAGGGCTCCGAGCTGGCCTCAGGGGCACCGGGCTCCCACAACTCACTGTTTTCCGACACCTCCGCATACGCGTCCCCGGTCCCTTTGTGCACGGCTGCAGGCTCACCGGCGCCCTGGTCCTCGCCGCCCGTGTCCGCCACAGCCCGGGTGTCCTCGCCCATCTTCTCCGCAAACCACTGCTTGACCTGCTGGGAGCTCATCTGGGTCTGGTCGCAGAGGCTCTGCAGGTCCTCCTCCCGCAGCGTCTTGTGCGTCCCATAGTAGTCCTGCAGCAGCTCCCGGTTGCCAGGGGCGATGACCAGCAGCCCTGGAGGGAAGTTGCCCCGCTTATAGTCTTCGTACCACTTGAGCTGGCCGTTCTTCAGGGCGTACCTGCTGTCCCCGAACCAGCGCACCACCTCGGGCCGCGGCAGACCGGTCTGGGCCGTGATGGCATCATAGTCCTGGGTGCTGGGCCAGCGCGTCTGCACGAAGAGCTGGCGCAGCAGGTGCCGCTGCTGGGCCGTCTTCTTGCAGCTCGCCTTGCCGGGGGGCTGCTCGGCAGGCTTGCCGGGCCCATCCTCTTCGGGCTCACAGGCGCCCGGCCCCGGGAGCTCGCTCCTGCCGTTGGCCTCGGTGACCCGCAGGTTCTTGAGGTTGATTTTGATGGGGCTGACCTTGCGCTCCGCCAGGGCGTGGCTGCTGAGCCCTTCCAGGGAGCCGTCTTCGCCGGGGACCCTCAGGTCTCCCACCAGCTCCCCTTCTCCCGCCTCGTCCTCGGCAGCCGCCACCGCCTCCTCATCCGGGCCGGGGCCCTCGTCGGCCCTTCTGGGGTCCTCGGCGCTCACTCTCTTCCGCCTCTCTGAGAACCAGCTGTCGATCTCTCTCCGGGTCATCTTGGTTTCAGTCCGCAGGCGGTCCAGCTCCTCGTCGGGAGGAAGGGGGTTTTGTGCAAAACTGCTCTCCAGGGCTCTGAGCTGCTCTGGAGCTCGCTCCTTGTACTTGGTTGGGGTGAAATCGGGGGTCTGGTGCCAGGCCTGGCGTCTGGCGGAAGGGGGGGCTGCCAGGGTGGCGGCTGGCGGGACACAGGGCACCTCGGGGGCCTTGGCCGCCGCCGGAGAGAAGGGCGCCTCGGGCCCGGGGTCAATGACGATGGCACCAGGGTCGCCGGGCAGCATGGCCCTGGAGCCCTTCAGGTTCCGGCAGTGGTACCTGCGGTCGCTGAACCACTTGCGCACCTCCCTGGTGCTGAGGCCGGTCACTTTGGTCAGGTGCTCCACCTCGCTCTGCCCTGGGAACTGGTTCCGGCAGAAGCTTCCCTTCAGGGCGGACAGCTGCTCGTGAGACTTCTTGTTCTTGTAGATGCTGGCGTCCAGGAAGGCCTGCGAGGTGATGCTGGGGCACGCCGTGAGCAGCGACTGGGCCGCGTTGACCACCTTCACCGCCGACGCCGTGTTGGAGCACACCGTGTTAATGGGCGCCGCGGGGGGCTGCTTGGGCACCGACGTGACGGCGGGTGGCAGGGACGAGCTGGGTGCCTGCAGCCCGTTGGCCGTCAGCGGCTGCGTGACCAGCAAGCCGCCTGCTGTGCCCTCCGGCTGCCCCACCACGTGACCCGGGAGGGCGGCCTGGATGAGGTGCTGGACGCCGCCGGCATTGGCGACCAGGGGCGTGTTGAGGACGGTGATCGTGGGCTGGGGAACGGACTGAATGACCGTGTTGAACATCTTCTTCCGGGCATCCTCAATCTCCTCGGGGGACCAGCTGATGCCCTGCTTCAGCCTCTGGGCTGTGAACCAGATCTTGAGCTGCTCTTCCGGGTACTTGGTGACCACGGTCAGATAGCAGAGCTCCGCTTTGGTCGGGTAGGGGAACTTATGGAACGAGTTCTTCAGAAAGCTGTTGGAGTCCATGGCGGCATTGTAGGTGGGAATGCTGCTCAGGGGGATCATCACCTTGGGGAGGGACTTGGACGTGGGCAGTGGCTGGTGCCCATGGTGCTGGGCGTGCACGGGGGGCGGCTGCTGCAGGGGGAGGAACTGTGCTATGCCGGCCGGCAGGACCGGCACCGCTCCCAGCAGGGGCCCGTTGGCTGCGTGTGGCCCTTTGGCCGAGGTGGTGGCCGGCTGACTGACCGGGACCGCCCCATTGACAAAGGGGTGGTCCCCCTCCTTCGCCTCGGTCTCCCCAGCCGGTGGGTTTGGTAAGGCCGTGTCACCCACAGGCTGACTGGGCATGTTCTCCTTGAGCGTATGAATTTTTTTGGCTTCAGCTTTGCCTTTCATTATCTTCATGATTGGAGTTTTGGTAATGATGATTTCGGCCTGTCCGTCAGTCCCTTCGGCGTTGGGCTCACTCGGTATGTCAGGAGCACAGGTGCTCTCGGGGACGCTCTGCTCCACGACCACATGATTGTCTGGCTTGGCCACATGCCACACAAAGCTGGCTTCTCCCGAGTGACACTTGGCATTGTGCAGAGAAAGGCCCTCAGGAGTTTTTGCCAGAAAACTGCATTCAGTGCATACAAAAGTTGGATCCTTATTAAAGTCTGGGTGCTCTGCGTTCATATGTCCCACAAACTGAGTTATGTCCTGGGATCTGAAATCACAGTATTTGCAGGAATACGAATAGCCGTCCAAAGTGCCCCGGTGCCCGTTGGCCAGGGCGGGGCCATCAGTACTGCTGGAGGTCGGGGCAGCCTCGCTGCTGCTGGCAGGCGCTTCGGGGGGCAGCTCCTGCTGGGGTCCTTCCGGTAAAGCCTCGGCGGGCTGGGCCTCCGCGCTGGCGTCCTGTAGCACCACGGTCTTCACAGGGATCATGCACGGGGTGGTGGACTTCCTCTTGCTAGCCATGGCGACAGTCACACTGGCTGACCGGGGGTGAGCGCCTGTCCTGTCAAGGGCCTCACAGTGTAAGTTCCAGCTGCTCCATGTGGACCAAAGAAACAGTTTCCAAGGGCAGTTTTCTCAGTTGTTTGCAGAAAGCAAGTTTTTCCTATTAAAcctaaggaggaagaaaaaaaacgcTCATGATCTCTTGGGCTCTGGCTGTGAACTTCCAGACAAACCCTGGAGCTTGTCTTCTATCACAGGGACCTTTTCTTGAGAAGTTCCCCAGCGGCCTGAATGTGGAGCCCCCACACACCAACAAAGTAGGGCCCTGAAGAATGACCTGGGGGGGTTCCAATACCATGTAATAGACTTAAgacatatgttttgttttgtatttccctctGTGTTCTTGTATTAAGTAACTCAGATTCAAAAACcaagcaacaacaataacaacaaaataatccTTTTCGATCTCCAAATTAATTCTGACCACGTCAGAGTGAGAACAAAACATCTAGTGTAAttcttgtttaaatgtttggGCCAACAAGGGTTTTTCTTTTCATAGCCTTCCCACACATGAGAACGAGACGccgcctctgcctctcccaagTCAGGCCCAGAGGCCAAAGTCAGCCGCAGTGTGTGAAGGGGGGTGGGGCGTCTGGCGGCCCACAGGAGCCGGGCCTCCCTCTGTGGCCTTTCCCTGCCTGCTGCCCGGCCACACGCACCAGGATGGCTTTCATCAGGATGACAGATAATAACACACACAGGTGAGGCCGGGGTGAAATGGGAGCCTTCCTCTGTGGCCGGCGAGATGTCTGTAAATTGGCAGAGCCGCTCTGTAAATCAGTTTGGCAGTTCTTCGAGAAGTGAAATAGTTACCACAAGACCCAGTAAGTCCAGTGCTACGTACGCACACAAGAGAAGTAACAACAGATTCACACGAACACTGTGCACAGATACGCATGACCTCATAATAATGGCTACGAGGTAGAAACCACCTCGGTGTGCACCAGCAGGCAGACGCACAGACCAAACCGGGGACGTCTATCTGGCGGGGGCCTGAGGTGCCATCGCGTGCCACAACACGCATGGAAACATGCGAACTGCAAGTAGGTGGCCCCAAACGTCTCATGTCCTATCACTGCATTTGTAGGAAAGGCCCGGGAGACATCCATCCACAGGGATGGAAaacagaccagtggttgccaagggcgaGAATGGGAGCCACCGCTAATGGGTATGAGGTTTcttctggggtgatgaaatgCTCTGAGTTGTGATGACCGAAAACACCTGTGAATACGCTGAAGACCATTAAAAGGTCAAACCCGAAAGGGGCGGAGGATAGAGCACTAAAGCTCTCCGTTTTGTACAAGAGGGACTTCCTTACCCCTTCTGAGGTCCCTACACAGGggacatcatttatttctgctactGCCTGACCTACCCTGGTAggatttatttctgctctgggtAGAGGGGGACAGCTGGTCGTGAACAGGAGGgtgcagaggagagaggagagagaggagagagggaagagagctCAGAGCTGCCAGCTAGTGGAGCACCAGCACAAACTGAAGAGACCtgagctggggggcgggggagtgcAGAACTCAtgagcaggagagcacagggcCCCGCGGACAGGGCACCGATGCCACAGTGCCACCACTGAGGTCTGGGATGGGGTTGGGCTTCACCGAGGAAGCGTTAAATCCTGTTCCTGGTATTTTACTGGCCAAGGCTGGGAAAGTTTGCAACACAAAGATGGACTTATTTGTCATTCAAAGTCAAGCCTCAAAGGAGCCTCACACTGTCATTCAAAGCAAGGATCAAGGACAGCAGCACTCCCAGGGACGCTCTGAGCAGATCAGTGGTTGATAGGGAAGGCAAGTGAAAGGAGCAGGCGCGGGGACAGTGGCCACTCCGCCACCATGCGGCGTTCAGTGCTGGAGGAGGctccgcgcgcgcgcgcgcacacacacacacacacacacacacacacaccggctCAGGtcactcccaccaccacccctgcagCAGAGCGCTTGCCTGAAGGGCACACAGCTAGGCCGCCCCCGCCTCCGCCCCCACGCAGGAACCCAGGCACTCCTGCTCCGGGGCCTGCCTGCAGCCTTAGCTGCTCCACACTGAGCTGAGTGACCGCAAGGCTGTTGGAATAAGGGCCACAGGACTTTCCAAAGTGATCTCTCCCCCCTCAATAtttattaggaaaattttcaaacattcgACAAAGTTGAAAGAATTCTTCAGGGAACACCCATCTACTTACCACCTGGATGCTTACCACGGGACTGTTTTTAACAACATTACCCATTTAGGTAAGTTTATTTGTCATacactttaatttatttttatttttttaaagattttatttatttatttgacaaagatcacaagcaggcagagaggcaggcagagagagagaggaggaagcaggctccctatggagcagagagcccatgcagtactcgatcccaggaccctgggaccatgacctgagctgaaggcagaggctttaacccactgagccacccaggcgcccctgtattacacttttttaaaagggtATCCAATAGAATAGGTACTTAAAGGGTAAAGCTCCAATTATCCAGAAACCCATTCATCCAGAAGACATTCGTGGACCAGGTCTGACTAATGAGATCTTAATGACCACGTGGAAACACAGTTTCCTAAACCAAGCCTGAGTGCCGGGGGCTGATACACATGCAAGGTTTAATGCTGCTGAAGACTCACAGAGAAGGGCCAGATGACAACTgcatgttcatctttttttttttttaagattttatctatttatttatcagagagcgagcacaaaagcagggggagcagcaggcagagggagaagcaggcttcccgctgagcagggagcctgatgcggtgctcgatcccaggactctgggatcatgacctgagctgaaggcagacacttaaccgactgagccacccaggaatccctcaTCATTCTCTATATAATCTTTTTGACACTCTGTCATAAAAATTCCTGTCTagtaattttaacaaaatgagaacaaaagCATGTAACTTTAAGAAAATCCGTCTTTGGGAACTGAGAGACAGTCGATCAATTCACTAACTTAGCACAGTTGCAGCTAACAATCGGCACAGTTCAACACTACAGAATATACACGCGGGGCCTGACAAAGTATGAGTTTATAGGTCAAATTCTGAAAGATGagttaagaactttttttttcttttttttagttctgaGGAAGGAACTGGGAGGACAGTAAGCAGGACAGGATGACTGAGATGTTTAGAGATGCGAGTCTCAGCAGACTCTCTCCAGGTCCGGCTGCAGCGCTCCCGAACAGCGCACGACTCATCAGTAAGAACAGGAATCATGGGAGCGGCCGACAGGGTCACAGAGTCACGGTGAGAGACCGGGACATGCTGCTGTGGTTTTGAAAGATCAAGCAGACAAGACTGGaggcagagcatgtgactcctacGGGAGGCTAGTTTGACAGATCCGGGAAGAGCTGAATATTCTACGATAATCCACTTCCTAATCTGGGGGTACAGTATAGTTTATTGATGGTGCATGACTGTGGGGGCCCCTAAGGTTTCCTGGGCTACACCGAGGACTGGGCTGTCTCCTGCGACTTTACAGTGACACTCACAGTGCTCCAActtcatattcttttaaaaagtcatgaaaCATATTTAGAAGTTGGTCATGCGATATAATAAACCATATGTAAATCTCCCAGGTACTCTTGAGAAGAAGGTGCATATTCTGTTGCTATTGAGTGTTCTGTGTATGCCTCTCAGGTCCAACTGGTCTAAAGTGTTGTTCCAGTCTAAACTTGCCTTCTTGAAAAGATTTAGCGAATAaaggaaatgagggaaaaaagaaggaaatgttccCACATAAAGAATTTCTACCAGAAACCCCCAAAACATTATACCTAATAATGAAATATTcaagtcaggaacaagataagaatT is a window from the Meles meles chromosome 16, mMelMel3.1 paternal haplotype, whole genome shotgun sequence genome containing:
- the ZHX3 gene encoding zinc fingers and homeoboxes protein 3, with protein sequence MASKRKSTTPCMIPVKTVVLQDASAEAQPAEALPEGPQQELPPEAPASSSEAAPTSSSTDGPALANGHRGTLDGYSYSCKYCDFRSQDITQFVGHMNAEHPDFNKDPTFVCTECSFLAKTPEGLSLHNAKCHSGEASFVWHVAKPDNHVVVEQSVPESTCAPDIPSEPNAEGTDGQAEIIITKTPIMKIMKGKAEAKKIHTLKENMPSQPVGDTALPNPPAGETEAKEGDHPFVNGAVPVSQPATTSAKGPHAANGPLLGAVPVLPAGIAQFLPLQQPPPVHAQHHGHQPLPTSKSLPKVMIPLSSIPTYNAAMDSNSFLKNSFHKFPYPTKAELCYLTVVTKYPEEQLKIWFTAQRLKQGISWSPEEIEDARKKMFNTVIQSVPQPTITVLNTPLVANAGGVQHLIQAALPGHVVGQPEGTAGGLLVTQPLTANGLQAPSSSLPPAVTSVPKQPPAAPINTVCSNTASAVKVVNAAQSLLTACPSITSQAFLDASIYKNKKSHEQLSALKGSFCRNQFPGQSEVEHLTKVTGLSTREVRKWFSDRRYHCRNLKGSRAMLPGDPGAIVIDPGPEAPFSPAAAKAPEVPCVPPAATLAAPPSARRQAWHQTPDFTPTKYKERAPEQLRALESSFAQNPLPPDEELDRLRTETKMTRREIDSWFSERRKRVSAEDPRRADEGPGPDEEAVAAAEDEAGEGELVGDLRVPGEDGSLEGLSSHALAERKVSPIKINLKNLRVTEANGRSELPGPGACEPEEDGPGKPAEQPPGKASCKKTAQQRHLLRQLFVQTRWPSTQDYDAITAQTGLPRPEVVRWFGDSRYALKNGQLKWYEDYKRGNFPPGLLVIAPGNRELLQDYYGTHKTLREEDLQSLCDQTQMSSQQVKQWFAEKMGEDTRAVADTGGEDQGAGEPAAVHKGTGDAYAEVSENSELWEPGAPEASSEPFDTRSPQAGLQLETD